One segment of Candidatus Cybelea sp. DNA contains the following:
- a CDS encoding MFS transporter — translation MQAPNLKNPLRHPPFLVYLGARFFSEFSYQVGAVVIGWNIYALTHSAFDLGMAGLVQFLPTALLVFVTGSAADRFSRRRVMQACQVAQGLVAAFLTLGSLEHWLTVPAIFAALAVLGVADAFESPATAALLSAVTERGTLQRGAALSSGGLQFATIAGPALGGLLYAISPAVPYGLMFAFWAVAAVLSGSIAAARSVAAPSRESRTFRELWAGVAFVRSEPAILGTISLDLFAVLFGGATALLPIYARDILHVGPLGLGILRAAPAVGALLMTVALARRTISRRAGRRMFGAVIVFGLATIVFALSHSFWLSLFALAVLGAADTISVVIRSSLVQLRTPDAMRGRVGAVNFLFINASNQLGAFESGTVAAFLGAVPSVLLGGIASVAIAFLWMWLFPSLRTMERLE, via the coding sequence GTGCAGGCACCGAATCTGAAGAATCCTCTCCGCCATCCGCCGTTTCTCGTTTATCTGGGCGCGCGGTTTTTCTCGGAGTTTTCGTACCAGGTGGGGGCCGTCGTTATCGGTTGGAACATCTACGCGCTCACGCATAGCGCCTTCGATCTTGGCATGGCGGGGCTGGTGCAGTTCCTCCCGACGGCGCTGCTCGTTTTCGTCACGGGCTCGGCAGCCGACCGCTTCAGCCGCCGCCGCGTGATGCAAGCGTGTCAGGTCGCGCAGGGCCTCGTCGCAGCGTTTCTGACATTGGGAAGTCTCGAGCACTGGTTGACCGTGCCGGCAATCTTCGCGGCGCTTGCGGTGCTCGGTGTCGCGGACGCTTTCGAAAGCCCGGCGACGGCGGCCTTACTCTCGGCCGTTACCGAACGCGGCACGCTGCAGCGCGGCGCCGCACTTTCGTCGGGCGGGCTACAGTTCGCCACGATCGCCGGGCCTGCACTGGGCGGACTGCTCTACGCGATCTCGCCCGCCGTGCCGTATGGACTGATGTTCGCCTTCTGGGCGGTTGCTGCAGTCCTCAGCGGGTCGATCGCCGCGGCCCGAAGCGTTGCCGCGCCATCGCGCGAATCGCGCACGTTTCGCGAGCTTTGGGCGGGCGTCGCGTTCGTGCGCAGCGAGCCGGCGATCCTGGGCACGATCTCGCTGGATCTCTTCGCAGTTCTTTTCGGCGGCGCGACGGCGCTGCTGCCGATCTACGCGCGCGACATCCTGCACGTCGGGCCGCTCGGCCTGGGCATCCTTCGCGCCGCACCCGCCGTCGGGGCCCTCCTGATGACCGTGGCGCTGGCGCGACGTACGATTTCGCGGCGTGCGGGGCGGCGGATGTTCGGCGCGGTGATCGTCTTCGGGCTTGCCACGATCGTCTTCGCACTTTCACACTCGTTCTGGCTTTCGCTCTTCGCCTTGGCGGTACTGGGCGCGGCCGACACGATCAGCGTCGTCATTCGCTCGTCGCTCGTGCAGCTCCGAACACCCGACGCCATGCGGGGACGCGTCGGCGCCGTCAACTTCCTGTTCATCAACGCGTCGAATCAACTCGGCGCATTTGAGAGCGGAACGGTGGCGGCGTTTCTCGGGGCGGTGCCGTCGGTGTTGCTCGGCGGCATTGCTAGCGTCGCGATCGCGTTTCTCTGGATGTGGCTGTTTCCGTCGCTGCGCACTATGGAGCGGCTTGAGTAG
- a CDS encoding YceI family protein, whose protein sequence is MKWAFEPGHSAAHFRARHMMVTWVRGSFRNVEGTLEFDPDDPRKLSVSTEIGASTCWTGVEARDNHLRSADFLHCEQFPKISFSSTSVEEVGPTDYRVTGDLTLRGVTRPVTLSVHFHGTWETPWWEDGVDKGPKKRAGFAAKTQIDRYDFGISWNDAMAGGGVVVSRLVDIIVDVEAILVS, encoded by the coding sequence ATGAAATGGGCCTTTGAACCGGGACACAGCGCAGCTCACTTCCGAGCACGGCATATGATGGTCACTTGGGTGCGCGGCTCCTTCAGAAACGTTGAGGGAACGCTGGAGTTTGATCCCGACGATCCGCGGAAACTATCGGTCTCAACGGAGATCGGCGCATCCACGTGTTGGACGGGGGTCGAAGCGCGCGACAATCACCTGCGCAGCGCCGACTTCTTGCACTGCGAGCAGTTTCCAAAGATCAGCTTCAGCAGCACGAGCGTTGAGGAAGTCGGTCCCACGGACTATCGGGTTACGGGCGACCTTACGCTGCGCGGCGTTACGCGGCCGGTCACGCTGAGCGTGCACTTCCACGGTACCTGGGAGACTCCGTGGTGGGAAGACGGCGTCGACAAAGGCCCCAAGAAGCGAGCCGGTTTCGCCGCGAAAACGCAGATCGATCGTTATGACTTCGGAATCAGCTGGAACGACGCGATGGCCGGCGGCGGCGTAGTCGTCAGCCGTCTCGTCGATATCATCGTCGACGTCGAAGCGATCCTGGTCTCGTAG
- a CDS encoding GNAT family N-acetyltransferase, whose translation MAGRSARSPISIPIVETVRLRLRGHRKDDLAACVAMWTEPIVTRYISGRPSTEQQTWSRLLTYIGHWDLMGFGYWAIEEKSTGDFVGEVGLADFKRDIAPSMKGSPELGFALIPSVHGKGYATEAVRGALSWADANIAQPRSVCLVNPQNLASRRVAEKCGYEVFEENLYNGQGVLFLARTAKR comes from the coding sequence GTGGCTGGTCGAAGCGCGCGATCCCCGATTTCCATTCCGATCGTCGAAACGGTGCGGCTGCGCCTGCGCGGCCACCGAAAAGACGACCTTGCCGCTTGCGTCGCGATGTGGACCGAGCCAATCGTAACGAGATACATCAGCGGGCGCCCGTCGACCGAGCAGCAGACGTGGTCGCGGCTGCTTACCTACATCGGACATTGGGACCTCATGGGCTTTGGCTACTGGGCGATCGAGGAGAAGAGCACGGGCGATTTCGTTGGAGAGGTCGGCCTCGCCGACTTCAAACGCGATATCGCGCCATCGATGAAGGGGAGTCCCGAGCTTGGGTTTGCGCTGATCCCGAGCGTTCACGGAAAAGGCTACGCGACGGAGGCCGTGCGCGGAGCTCTCTCTTGGGCCGACGCAAACATCGCGCAGCCCAGGAGCGTGTGCTTAGTGAATCCGCAAAACCTCGCGTCCAGGCGCGTCGCGGAAAAATGCGGCTACGAAGTCTTCGAGGAGAACCTTTATAACGGACAAGGCGTTCTGTTCTTGGCTCGCACTGCGAAGCGATAG
- a CDS encoding alpha/beta fold hydrolase yields the protein MGLLFKDELQDSFGTWALGYIPYGGADFGEVQAVARSVGDGDDEAFYTAWTYAGDRLVERAKESLAKGRRTSARDAFLRAACHYGSSYHLLFGAPVDPRLVAAFRKQIAAFNDGLALLDPPVVPLRIPFGEQTMPAYLLPAAGGGREARPLVILTNGYDATVADMYFASAVAATRRGYHCLFFDGPGQGEMLIEHGTHIRPDWESVIAPVIDFALKLEYVDAKRIALIGWSLGGYLSPRAASGEHRLAACVADPGLFGIAEQVRQMLVKFGASPHDVADLGGIDDKLIERVTQAANADRHLHWSLFQRGFWVHGVDTLRDYFRSVGEFTLAGRVESIACPTLLTAAENDPLGAGAQAFYDALRCTKQLVAFTAAEGAGTHVEGFNRSLLNDRVFDWLDSLLVSGRP from the coding sequence ATGGGATTGCTTTTTAAAGACGAACTGCAGGACTCGTTTGGAACGTGGGCGCTGGGCTACATTCCCTACGGTGGCGCGGATTTCGGTGAAGTGCAAGCCGTGGCGCGTTCCGTCGGCGATGGAGACGACGAAGCCTTTTATACGGCCTGGACGTACGCCGGAGATCGGCTGGTCGAGCGGGCAAAAGAATCGCTCGCGAAAGGACGGCGCACCAGCGCGCGCGACGCGTTCTTGCGCGCCGCCTGCCACTACGGCTCGTCGTACCACCTCCTGTTCGGCGCTCCGGTCGACCCACGGCTCGTTGCGGCGTTTCGTAAGCAGATCGCGGCCTTCAACGACGGGCTCGCGCTGCTCGATCCGCCGGTGGTGCCGCTGCGTATACCCTTTGGCGAGCAAACGATGCCGGCGTACCTTCTTCCCGCCGCCGGCGGCGGCCGCGAAGCGCGACCGCTCGTCATTCTAACCAACGGCTACGATGCGACCGTCGCCGATATGTACTTTGCCTCGGCGGTCGCCGCAACGCGGCGGGGATACCACTGCCTATTCTTCGACGGACCGGGCCAGGGTGAGATGCTGATCGAACACGGCACGCACATCCGCCCGGACTGGGAGTCGGTGATCGCGCCGGTCATCGACTTCGCGCTCAAACTCGAGTACGTCGATGCAAAACGCATCGCCCTCATCGGCTGGAGCCTCGGCGGCTACCTATCGCCGCGCGCCGCCTCAGGGGAACACCGCTTGGCGGCCTGCGTCGCCGATCCCGGACTCTTCGGAATCGCCGAGCAGGTCCGCCAGATGCTCGTCAAGTTCGGTGCGTCGCCGCACGATGTCGCGGATCTGGGCGGAATCGACGACAAACTGATCGAGCGCGTCACACAAGCGGCCAACGCAGATCGCCATCTGCACTGGTCGCTTTTTCAGCGGGGATTTTGGGTACACGGCGTCGACACGCTGCGCGACTATTTTCGCAGCGTTGGGGAGTTCACGTTGGCGGGCCGCGTGGAGTCGATCGCGTGCCCAACCCTGCTTACGGCCGCCGAAAACGACCCGCTGGGCGCCGGAGCTCAAGCATTCTACGATGCGCTCCGCTGCACGAAGCAGCTCGTTGCGTTCACCGCCGCGGAGGGAGCCGGCACGCACGTCGAGGGGTTCAATCGATCGCTTCTTAACGACCGAGTGTTCGACTGGCTTGACAGTCTGCTGGTAAGCGGGCGCCCGTGA
- a CDS encoding MFS transporter: MAPRVFGMVALLGVLIFINYIDRGNLSTAAPLVKSELNLTASQLGFLLTAFFITYMPVQPFVGWLVDRMGASRVLVTGFLLWSLATILSGFAGGFAALFACRLLLGLGESVTFPAVSHSLVEYISETQRGFANGIVLSGISFGPAFGIFFGGMAIAAYGWRPFFIAFGAISLLWVAAWLAIAQRGQHQGADAHARAAQSARVEFLLREPSLWGASVGAFCSNYLLYFLLTWIPYYLVHERHWTLPQMARIGGTTFLLMGVTMVCSGLAADYFIRRGVTPTVARKTVFGIGAVVAAVSLLGVGYSNDLASVFWLFGVGIGDGFLHANNFVVGQTIAGPEAAGRWAGIQNTLSNISGIIAPSLTGILVDRTGSFVMAFTIAAVLALFSGAAWIFLVGKIAPIDWSRKLVPSLRPTPT; encoded by the coding sequence GTGGCGCCGCGCGTCTTTGGCATGGTCGCCCTCCTCGGCGTCCTGATCTTCATAAATTACATCGACAGAGGAAATCTGTCGACGGCGGCGCCGCTGGTCAAGAGCGAGTTGAACTTGACGGCCTCGCAACTCGGCTTTCTTCTGACCGCCTTCTTCATTACGTACATGCCCGTGCAGCCGTTTGTCGGATGGCTCGTGGACCGGATGGGCGCGAGCCGAGTGCTCGTGACCGGCTTTCTTCTCTGGTCGCTCGCGACGATACTTAGCGGCTTCGCGGGCGGCTTTGCGGCCCTTTTCGCCTGCCGTCTGCTGCTGGGGCTCGGCGAATCGGTCACCTTTCCGGCGGTCTCGCATTCATTGGTCGAGTACATCAGCGAAACGCAGCGCGGCTTCGCTAACGGTATCGTCCTGTCGGGTATTTCGTTTGGACCGGCGTTTGGCATTTTCTTCGGCGGAATGGCGATCGCCGCGTACGGCTGGCGACCGTTCTTTATCGCGTTCGGCGCGATCAGCTTGCTGTGGGTCGCCGCTTGGCTAGCGATCGCGCAGCGGGGTCAGCATCAAGGCGCCGACGCGCACGCCCGCGCGGCGCAGTCCGCTCGAGTGGAATTTCTCCTGCGCGAGCCTTCGCTGTGGGGCGCCTCGGTGGGAGCCTTTTGCTCCAACTACCTGCTCTATTTTCTGCTGACGTGGATCCCGTACTATCTCGTGCACGAGCGTCACTGGACGCTGCCGCAAATGGCGCGCATCGGCGGCACGACGTTTCTCTTAATGGGAGTAACGATGGTCTGTTCCGGGCTCGCGGCCGACTACTTCATTCGTCGCGGTGTGACGCCGACGGTCGCGCGCAAGACGGTCTTCGGAATCGGCGCTGTGGTTGCGGCGGTTTCGTTGCTCGGCGTCGGCTACTCGAACGATCTTGCGTCCGTGTTCTGGCTCTTCGGTGTCGGCATCGGCGACGGGTTCCTACACGCCAACAATTTCGTCGTCGGACAGACGATCGCGGGACCCGAGGCCGCGGGGCGATGGGCCGGCATCCAAAACACGCTCTCGAACATCTCGGGTATCATCGCGCCATCGCTCACCGGCATTCTCGTCGATCGCACGGGAAGTTTTGTCATGGCCTTCACCATCGCCGCGGTGCTCGCGCTGTTCAGCGGCGCTGCCTGGATCTTCCTCGTCGGCAAGATCGCACCGATCGATTGGAGCCGTAAGCTCGTACCCTCACTTCGGCCGACGCCGACCTAG
- a CDS encoding DUF1801 domain-containing protein codes for MKDSNAAKSESPSKLIHARIKELGDWRGKMLSRLRALIKQADPDVIEEWKWRGVPVWSHGGIICTGETYKNVVKLTFAKGAAVADPSKLFNSSLEGNVRRAIDIHQEEKVDEAAFKDLIRAAVALNLAKKK; via the coding sequence ATGAAGGATAGCAATGCAGCGAAAAGTGAGTCGCCGTCGAAGCTGATCCACGCAAGGATTAAAGAGCTCGGCGACTGGCGAGGTAAGATGCTTTCGCGTCTGCGCGCCCTTATAAAACAGGCCGACCCCGATGTGATTGAGGAGTGGAAGTGGAGGGGTGTTCCGGTGTGGTCGCACGGCGGAATCATCTGTACGGGCGAAACGTACAAGAACGTGGTGAAACTCACGTTCGCAAAAGGTGCCGCCGTTGCAGACCCGTCGAAGCTCTTCAATTCCAGCCTCGAGGGTAACGTCCGGCGCGCTATCGACATCCATCAGGAAGAGAAGGTCGACGAGGCCGCGTTCAAGGATCTGATCCGCGCCGCCGTAGCACTCAACCTGGCGAAGAAGAAGTGA
- a CDS encoding YXWGXW repeat-containing protein — MRIQRSLTALVATVLIAAVPLAASAQVGFTVGFGGPGWGVGVSSGYPPPALPYYAAPAAPYPGYQWIPGYWGWGSYGYYWVPGYWTAPPVVGDYWTPGYWGYLNGAYLWNAGYWGPTVGFYGGINYGYGYFGTGFVGGYWSGGAFNYNTSVVNVNRTFIHNTYNRTVIRRGTIHGGSRVAFNGGRGGISARPTHAQLVARQRGFAATRSQLAHQRVASRDRGMLAAVNHGHPRTAAVQRPMSAAHHPANMHAITAADRHNAQHQMHGQLAAAHHNAPATAHRSGSVAAAHHNAPATAHRSGSVAAAHHNAPATAHRSGSASHYNLGVTRGHSSGGRSQVGYGSRASGVSHAYSGRSGGGTYGARPGGGMSGRPGGGYSGHPGGGYAGRPGGGGMSSGRPPGGSGRPGGGGGHAGGGGRPPRG, encoded by the coding sequence ATGCGAATCCAAAGATCGCTCACCGCGCTAGTCGCGACCGTCCTCATCGCCGCCGTGCCTCTGGCCGCGTCGGCGCAGGTCGGGTTCACCGTCGGTTTCGGCGGTCCGGGCTGGGGCGTCGGCGTCTCTTCAGGCTACCCGCCGCCGGCATTACCCTATTACGCGGCGCCGGCCGCACCGTATCCGGGCTATCAGTGGATCCCGGGATACTGGGGCTGGGGATCCTACGGCTACTACTGGGTGCCGGGCTACTGGACGGCTCCTCCGGTCGTCGGCGATTACTGGACGCCGGGATATTGGGGCTACCTTAACGGCGCGTATCTCTGGAACGCCGGCTACTGGGGCCCGACCGTCGGCTTTTACGGCGGAATTAACTATGGGTACGGCTACTTCGGCACCGGGTTCGTCGGCGGATACTGGTCGGGCGGTGCGTTCAACTACAACACGTCGGTCGTCAACGTCAACCGGACGTTTATCCACAATACGTACAACCGCACCGTCATCAGGCGGGGGACAATCCACGGCGGTTCCCGGGTAGCATTTAATGGCGGCCGTGGCGGCATCAGTGCCCGCCCAACGCATGCCCAGCTCGTCGCGCGTCAGCGCGGCTTCGCGGCGACTCGTTCGCAGCTGGCTCATCAGCGAGTCGCCTCGCGCGATCGCGGTATGCTCGCCGCGGTAAACCACGGGCACCCGCGAACCGCTGCGGTACAGCGGCCGATGAGTGCCGCGCATCATCCAGCGAACATGCATGCAATCACCGCAGCCGATCGGCATAACGCGCAGCACCAGATGCACGGACAACTTGCGGCCGCGCATCACAACGCCCCGGCAACCGCACATCGCAGCGGATCGGTAGCAGCTGCGCATCACAACGCCCCGGCAACCGCACATCGCAGTGGATCGGTAGCAGCCGCGCATCACAACGCCCCGGCAACCGCACATCGCAGCGGATCGGCTAGTCACTATAACTTGGGAGTGACGCGAGGCCATTCCAGCGGCGGACGTTCGCAGGTCGGTTACGGATCTCGCGCGAGCGGAGTCAGCCACGCTTATAGCGGCCGCTCCGGTGGAGGAACCTACGGTGCACGCCCGGGCGGCGGAATGTCCGGAAGGCCGGGCGGCGGATATAGCGGTCATCCCGGCGGCGGATACGCTGGACGGCCTGGTGGCGGCGGCATGTCCAGCGGGCGGCCTCCAGGTGGCAGCGGACGGCCTGGCGGCGGCGGCGGTCACGCGGGTGGTGGCGGAAGACCACCTAGGGGCTGA
- a CDS encoding NADP-dependent oxidoreductase gives MKAAVLHRYGGPENLMYEELPDPVPGAGEVLVKVAAAGINPIDVHWISGATEAWRTLQFPAVLGWDVSGTVAQLGSGVNELSVGDRVAAWADHTFAELVVAKAELFAQVPSGLDLVDAAALPLVTLTGSQLISMGSGMKPGDTVIVAGAAGGVGRSAVYMAKKLGGTVIAGVLQSQLDQAQSIGAHRTVALDDPAAFAALPQVEIVANCVGGATASELMGKVKAGGTFASVTGPPGNADAYPAVKVVSFRSKSNSAQLRAIMEAVATGELTIPIDRRIPLRDAAAGVAAEAKGGIGKVLLVP, from the coding sequence GTGAAAGCGGCGGTTCTGCACCGGTACGGCGGACCAGAAAATCTCATGTACGAAGAGCTTCCGGATCCCGTTCCGGGTGCGGGCGAAGTGCTCGTCAAAGTTGCCGCGGCCGGGATCAATCCGATCGACGTGCATTGGATCAGCGGGGCGACGGAAGCTTGGCGTACGCTGCAATTCCCCGCCGTGCTCGGTTGGGATGTTTCGGGAACGGTCGCGCAGCTGGGGAGCGGCGTAAACGAACTTTCAGTGGGCGACCGAGTTGCTGCCTGGGCGGATCACACGTTCGCCGAGCTCGTGGTCGCGAAAGCGGAACTCTTCGCGCAGGTTCCCAGCGGGCTCGACCTCGTTGATGCGGCGGCACTGCCGCTCGTCACGCTGACCGGCAGCCAGCTGATCTCGATGGGGAGCGGTATGAAGCCGGGCGATACGGTAATCGTCGCAGGGGCCGCCGGCGGAGTCGGCCGTTCTGCCGTGTATATGGCCAAGAAGCTCGGCGGCACCGTCATCGCAGGGGTCCTTCAGAGCCAGCTTGATCAGGCGCAAAGCATCGGCGCGCATCGCACCGTTGCACTGGACGATCCTGCCGCGTTTGCAGCGCTGCCGCAAGTCGAGATCGTCGCGAACTGTGTGGGCGGTGCGACGGCGTCCGAACTGATGGGCAAAGTCAAAGCCGGCGGGACCTTCGCATCGGTCACGGGTCCGCCGGGCAACGCCGACGCGTATCCAGCGGTCAAGGTCGTCTCGTTCCGCTCTAAATCGAACAGCGCGCAACTTCGCGCGATAATGGAGGCCGTCGCCACTGGCGAGCTTACGATTCCAATCGACCGGCGGATTCCGCTGCGGGACGCAGCCGCTGGAGTGGCTGCGGAGGCGAAGGGCGGCATCGGCAAAGTGCTGCTTGTCCCCTAA
- a CDS encoding sigma-70 family RNA polymerase sigma factor yields MADWLTERFEENRSHLRSVAYRMLGSLDDADDAVQEAWLRLSQRENGGIENVGGWLTTVVARICVDMLRTRRAKREESLELGIPDFIVSREESPEEEVVTADSVGLALLVVLDSLTPSERLAFVLHDMFAMPFEEIASVVGKSPAAARQLASRARRRVQGATPPNAGFAQRRAVVDAFLAAAREGDFEALVAVLDPDVLLLADREPAAKGIRGAHAVASQAVTFSTKVVARIEPVVVNGSPGVLSWLANGQPLSIMGFVVGGGRIREMYVISRPERVRQLLGL; encoded by the coding sequence ATGGCGGATTGGCTGACGGAAAGGTTTGAAGAAAACCGCTCGCATTTGCGAAGCGTTGCGTATCGAATGCTGGGTTCGCTCGACGACGCCGACGACGCGGTGCAAGAAGCGTGGCTGCGCCTCAGTCAGCGAGAGAACGGCGGCATCGAAAATGTCGGCGGCTGGCTCACGACGGTCGTGGCGCGGATCTGCGTGGACATGCTGCGCACGCGCCGGGCCAAACGCGAGGAATCGCTCGAGCTTGGCATTCCGGACTTCATCGTGAGCCGCGAGGAGAGCCCCGAAGAGGAAGTGGTGACGGCCGATTCGGTCGGCCTGGCTCTCCTGGTCGTTCTCGACAGTCTCACGCCCTCCGAGCGCCTTGCGTTTGTGCTGCACGATATGTTTGCGATGCCGTTTGAGGAGATCGCATCGGTCGTCGGCAAATCGCCGGCGGCCGCGCGTCAACTCGCGAGCCGCGCGCGCCGGCGCGTGCAGGGAGCAACCCCGCCCAACGCCGGCTTCGCGCAACGGCGCGCCGTCGTCGACGCCTTTCTCGCCGCGGCTCGTGAAGGTGACTTCGAAGCGCTCGTAGCGGTGCTCGACCCCGACGTTCTGCTGCTCGCCGATCGCGAACCGGCGGCAAAGGGCATTCGCGGCGCGCACGCCGTCGCTTCACAGGCGGTTACCTTCTCCACCAAGGTCGTTGCGCGGATCGAACCCGTGGTCGTCAACGGATCGCCGGGGGTACTGTCGTGGCTCGCCAATGGCCAGCCGCTCTCGATCATGGGATTTGTCGTCGGCGGCGGGCGCATCCGCGAGATGTACGTTATCTCACGACCCGAACGCGTTCGGCAGCTCCTTGGGCTTTAA
- a CDS encoding carboxymuconolactone decarboxylase family protein, producing MTTHTIELKARIKHPVAIFPEAMRALQALGKVAHNSAVPLPTLLLVELRASQINGCSVCVDMHSRELKRHGATDERIFGVAAWRDNPAFDQAERAALALTEALTRISDGSEPVSDDVWDEAARHYDEAGLATLVIAIANINVWNRLNAAVRQVVGDWKV from the coding sequence ATGACTACTCACACGATCGAACTCAAAGCCCGCATCAAACACCCCGTGGCGATCTTTCCCGAGGCGATGCGGGCGCTCCAGGCCCTAGGAAAGGTCGCGCACAACTCCGCCGTGCCGCTGCCGACGCTGCTGCTGGTCGAACTGCGCGCGAGCCAAATCAACGGCTGCAGCGTCTGCGTCGATATGCACTCGCGCGAGCTCAAACGCCACGGCGCGACCGACGAACGCATCTTCGGCGTGGCTGCCTGGCGTGATAATCCGGCTTTCGACCAAGCCGAGCGCGCCGCACTCGCGCTCACCGAGGCGCTGACGCGCATCAGCGACGGCTCAGAGCCCGTCTCCGACGACGTCTGGGACGAAGCCGCCCGTCATTACGATGAAGCCGGCCTCGCGACGCTGGTCATTGCGATTGCGAATATCAACGTCTGGAACCGGCTCAACGCCGCCGTACGACAGGTCGTAGGCGACTGGAAGGTTTAG
- a CDS encoding VOC family protein: MNSVQIEQKSYEMPPRDGFTVTHFITVADIDRSARFYEKVFGGRVLSRGDSKGASGHIQIANTWLIVNVGGGPTPDKPSVTLSVPADPDTVSSFLNIRVADIQACYELWKSRGAEFITEPKDKYGEIRCYIRDPDGYIIEVGQSKPDPTDVL; encoded by the coding sequence ATGAACAGCGTACAAATCGAACAGAAAAGCTATGAGATGCCCCCGCGGGACGGGTTCACCGTCACACATTTTATCACCGTCGCCGACATCGACCGATCGGCTCGCTTCTACGAAAAGGTCTTCGGCGGCCGCGTTCTGAGCAGAGGCGACAGCAAGGGCGCGTCTGGGCACATTCAGATCGCGAATACGTGGCTCATTGTCAACGTTGGGGGCGGCCCAACTCCGGATAAGCCCTCGGTAACGCTCAGCGTTCCCGCCGACCCAGATACGGTGAGCAGCTTTTTGAATATCCGCGTTGCCGATATTCAGGCATGCTATGAATTATGGAAGAGCCGAGGCGCCGAGTTCATCACGGAGCCGAAAGATAAGTACGGCGAGATTCGCTGCTACATTCGGGATCCCGACGGTTACATTATCGAGGTCGGACAGAGCAAGCCGGATCCAACCGACGTGCTTTAG
- a CDS encoding epoxide hydrolase, whose protein sequence is MTQVQEPGTAGTAVRAFPKLNVPDAQLADLRARIKATRWPTRELVPDDSQGIQLATTQALATYWAGDYDWRRAEAKLNAIPQFLTEIDGQDIHFIHVRSPHDNALPLIVTHGWPGSYIEQTKIIDLLTNPTAHGASAADAFHLVIPSIPGYGYSPEPATLGWDPVRIAKAWVPLMERLGYPKFVAQGGDWGASVTQELALLAPGQVMAIHSNMPGTVPADILAKAKSNQPAPAALSGDELHAYQQLADFYTHHLGYAVEMSNRPQTLYALMDSPVGLAAWILDHDKDSYEMIAPAFAGNPGGLSRDDVLDNITMYWLTKTAISSARLYWENKLDFFDVKGVTIPTGVSAFPHEIYTAPQSWAQKAYPKLVYYKKHDVGGHFAAWEQPQLFSEDVRATFRSVRSGA, encoded by the coding sequence ATGACGCAGGTTCAGGAACCGGGCACTGCCGGCACGGCCGTCCGCGCTTTTCCGAAGCTCAACGTTCCCGACGCGCAGCTCGCGGATCTGCGCGCGCGCATAAAGGCGACGCGCTGGCCCACGCGCGAGCTGGTTCCCGACGACTCGCAAGGTATTCAGCTGGCGACGACACAGGCGCTCGCAACCTATTGGGCGGGTGATTACGATTGGCGCAGGGCCGAAGCAAAGTTGAATGCGATACCGCAATTCCTCACGGAAATCGACGGACAGGACATCCACTTCATCCACGTTCGCTCGCCGCACGATAACGCGTTGCCGCTGATCGTTACGCACGGGTGGCCGGGATCGTACATCGAGCAGACCAAGATCATCGATCTGCTCACCAACCCCACCGCGCACGGTGCGAGCGCAGCCGACGCTTTTCATTTAGTCATTCCCTCGATACCGGGCTACGGCTATTCACCCGAACCGGCGACCCTCGGCTGGGACCCGGTGCGCATCGCCAAGGCGTGGGTCCCCTTGATGGAGCGGCTCGGCTACCCGAAATTCGTAGCGCAAGGCGGCGACTGGGGCGCCTCCGTGACTCAAGAGCTCGCGCTGCTCGCGCCGGGTCAAGTGATGGCGATTCACAGCAACATGCCGGGTACGGTACCCGCAGACATTCTGGCAAAAGCGAAGTCGAACCAACCGGCGCCGGCCGCCCTTTCGGGTGACGAACTGCACGCGTACCAACAGCTCGCGGATTTCTACACGCACCATCTCGGTTATGCCGTCGAGATGAGCAACCGCCCGCAGACCCTCTATGCCTTGATGGATTCGCCGGTTGGCCTTGCGGCTTGGATCCTCGATCACGACAAGGATAGCTACGAGATGATCGCACCGGCCTTTGCCGGGAACCCCGGCGGCCTCTCGCGCGACGACGTGCTCGACAACATCACGATGTACTGGTTGACGAAGACCGCCATCTCGTCCGCTCGCCTCTACTGGGAGAATAAGCTCGACTTCTTCGACGTCAAGGGGGTCACGATTCCGACCGGCGTCAGCGCATTTCCCCACGAGATCTACACGGCGCCGCAAAGCTGGGCGCAGAAAGCCTACCCGAAGCTCGTGTATTACAAGAAGCACGACGTGGGCGGCCACTTCGCGGCCTGGGAGCAGCCGCAGCTCTTCTCGGAAGACGTTCGCGCGACGTTCCGCTCGGTACGCAGCGGCGCCTAA